GAAGAACGATATGGATATCTGATAGACGCACTCTATGGGGATAAGGGTGAGTTGAAGGTGGAAGCTCCGATTACTTACCGCGATGGTCGGACAGGGACAATGCATACAAGCGTCAAAGTCAACACTGTTGAATAGAGCAAGATGAGCTAAAGGAGGAGAAGTGCAGTTTTTTCTGGAGCTAAGTCTCAATGGTTTGGTCATCGGGGCGCTTTATGCTCTGGTGGCACTGGCAATAGTCCTCGTTTGTAAAGCCACTGAGGTGGTGAGTCTAGCCCACGGTCAGTTGCTAGCCTTCGGTGCCCTGTTTTTCTATGTGGGCTATATATTGTTGGGATTGCCCCTCTGGGTAGGTTGGCTTGTAGGTTTGGCAATGGGCGCTGTTCTTGGATTTGCTGTCGAGCGCATTTGCCTGCGGCCGCTAATCGGTCAGCCACTTTTCTCGGGTTTCCTTATGACTTTTGCTGTATTCATGGTGCTTGATGGGATTTTCGCGCTCATCTTGAAAGGCGAGGCCTGGGGATTTCCTGACTTTTTGCCCAAGGGTAATATTACCATTGCCGGTTCTAGTGTGCCCGTAGGTGGTTTATATAGTCTTGGTATTTGTCTAGTGGTGTTCCTGTTGACGGTGCTCTTCTTTCGCTATACCAAGGTTGGCCTGGGGATGCGGGCTACTGCCGAGTCACACCAGCTAGCCCAAAGTGCGGGCATAAACGTCAGGACGATTTTTTCCCTTGTCTGGATTCTATCGGCGGTGGTGGCCGTTGTCGCCGGCGTCATGCTGGCGAGGTATTACGATATCCGCTTCATGTTGACTATGGTAGCCTTTAAGGGTCTGGTTGTAGCCATGGTTGGCGGTCTGGACTCATTGCCTGGTGCTCTTGTCGGTGGGCTCTTGTTGGGCTGGGTGGAAAATGTGGCTTCAGGCTATTTAGACCCGATTGTTGGCGGCGGTATTCAGGAGGTAGCGGGTTATATCATGCTTCTCCTCGTTCTCTTAGTTAGACCCTATGGTATCTTCGGCTTAGTCAGAATAGAGAGGGTGTGACATGCTTCCCTGCGGTACTTTCAACCAAGATTACGGCAGAGATACGGCGGTTATCAGGACAAGGCTGCAATGGATTATTACCATCCTAGCCCTTGTGGTACTGCTTACGTTTCCACTTTACGGCGACCATTATTTAATAGGCTTAATCAACAAGATGTCCATTACCATCGTCGCTGTGTTGGGGTTGCAGCTGATGATGGGTTATTGCGGGCTGATCTCATTCGGTCAGGTGGCATTTGTGGCAATAGGTGCCTTCACCTCAGCTATTCTCACTGCTACTTATGGTTGGCCGTTCTGGCTGGCGTTGCCGGTTTCAGGCATCGTTGCTGGGCTGGTTGGCATTGTCGGCGGTACCCCGGCTCTGAGGATTAAAGGCTTCTATCTCGCCCTGGCCACTCTGGCTATCCACTACATTGTCACCTGGCTGATATTGCATCTGAAAATCACCGGTGGTGTCGTAGGCTTACATGCGCCACCACCTACGGCGTTTGGTTTTGCTTTCGATACAGATGAAACGATGTACTACATTATTGTGCCCGTGATGCTGCTGATGACCTATTTCGCCAAGAATTTGGCCAGGTCAAGGATAGGCAGAGCTTTTGTAGCTATCAGGGATAATGACCTTGCAGCTTCGGTAATGGGAGTGAGCCTATTTAGATACAAATTAGTTGCTTTCTTCATCGGTTGTTTCTTTGCTGGCATCGCTGGCTCGCTGTTTGCTCACTGGATGATGTTTGTCCACGTGGAGCAGTTTCCGCTGGCTGATGCCGTTTTCTACATCGGTATGCTTATCGTTGGTGGCCTGGGGACAATAGTGGGGGTCTTCTTCGGCACTGTTTTTATCAGCTTGCTAATTGAAGCGGTTACCTTTGCCTCGCCGACGTTGACCGGGTGGTTCCCAGCTTTGGGCATTGCGCCGGCGGCAGCGCTAGGTGCCAGCGCCTTTGGCGTCATAATTGTGCTCTTCTTAATTTTTGA
This genomic interval from Chloroflexota bacterium contains the following:
- a CDS encoding branched-chain amino acid ABC transporter permease gives rise to the protein MLPCGTFNQDYGRDTAVIRTRLQWIITILALVVLLTFPLYGDHYLIGLINKMSITIVAVLGLQLMMGYCGLISFGQVAFVAIGAFTSAILTATYGWPFWLALPVSGIVAGLVGIVGGTPALRIKGFYLALATLAIHYIVTWLILHLKITGGVVGLHAPPPTAFGFAFDTDETMYYIIVPVMLLMTYFAKNLARSRIGRAFVAIRDNDLAASVMGVSLFRYKLVAFFIGCFFAGIAGSLFAHWMMFVHVEQFPLADAVFYIGMLIVGGLGTIVGVFFGTVFISLLIEAVTFASPTLTGWFPALGIAPAAALGASAFGVIIVLFLIFEPRGLAHRWAIFKASYRLFPFAY
- a CDS encoding branched-chain amino acid ABC transporter permease, whose product is MQFFLELSLNGLVIGALYALVALAIVLVCKATEVVSLAHGQLLAFGALFFYVGYILLGLPLWVGWLVGLAMGAVLGFAVERICLRPLIGQPLFSGFLMTFAVFMVLDGIFALILKGEAWGFPDFLPKGNITIAGSSVPVGGLYSLGICLVVFLLTVLFFRYTKVGLGMRATAESHQLAQSAGINVRTIFSLVWILSAVVAVVAGVMLARYYDIRFMLTMVAFKGLVVAMVGGLDSLPGALVGGLLLGWVENVASGYLDPIVGGGIQEVAGYIMLLLVLLVRPYGIFGLVRIERV